A region of Carassius auratus strain Wakin chromosome 11, ASM336829v1, whole genome shotgun sequence DNA encodes the following proteins:
- the LOC113110905 gene encoding probable G-protein coupled receptor has product MEASGLPPPAQHNETELNETLSHGHPMHLAPSMQLGSMSNPQSRLRDMSGLVFMVTLNAIALLANSGVLAVVVKVPHLRKFSLVCHLCIVDLLCAALLMPLGIVCGSPFFAGIIFSVLECRLYIFLNAFLISASIFTVTVISIERYFYIVHPMRYEAKMTPWLSAAVMGFVWVVSTLLGLATVFGWPSYGSRSSIAATHCSLHWSHSGHRRVFAILFCTLCFCVPAAIIIAVYANVYKVAHTAARERGPIPSWTMATAHPKRRSDSVNSQTTIITTSTSIRRNQVPRRKRRQLVGGKAALTLAIIVGQFLLCWLPYFAFHLHLSLGFSHSTSEEAEGPVTWLAYSTFAVNPFFYGLLNRQIREELCKMLCCCRSAGRPVRPSASCHERSGHEDFFHYLRRNGDRDGVRCSYHMATSRSTQEQTSFRIPGQIPEEIT; this is encoded by the coding sequence ATGGAGGCATCTGGATTACCTCCGCCAGCACAGCATAACGAAACTGAACTTAATGAGACATTGAGTCATGGCCACCCTATGCATCTGGCTCCCAGCATGCAGTTAGGGAGCATGTCCAACCCGCAATCACGTTTACGAGACATGTCGGGCCTCGTGTTCATGGTGACCCTTAATGCAATCGCGCTCTTGGCCAATAGCGGAGTGCTTGCTGTAGTGGTGAAAGTGCCACATCTCCGCAAGTTCAGTTTGGTGTGTCACCTCTGCATCGTGGATTTGCTATGCGCCGCTCTGTTGATGCCACTCGGCATTGTCTGTGGCTCGCCCTTCTTCGCCGGCATCATCTTCTCTGTACTTGAATGCAGGTTGTACATTTTCCTCAATGCCTTTCTCATATCTGCCTCTATCTTTACGGTTACTGTGATAAGCATCGAACGCTACTTCTACATCGTGCATCCCATGAGGTACGAGGCTAAAATGACTCCTTGGTTATCCGCAGCCGTGATGGGATTCGTCTGGGTGGTGTCTACTTTGCTAGGACTTGCTACCGTCTTTGGGTGGCCCAGTTATGGAAGTAGGAGCTCCATCGCCGCTACCCATTGCTCTCTCCATTGGAGCCACAGTGGACACCGAAGAGTATTTGCGATATTATTCTGCACTCTTTGCTTCTGTGTTCCTGCGGCTATTATTATTGCCGTCTATGCAAATGTGTATAAAGTTGCCCACACGGCTGCCCGGGAAAGAGGGCCCATCCCGAGCTGGACGATGGCGACCGCTCATCCGAAGCGTCGGTCCGATTCTGTCAACAGCCAGACAACGATCATCACAACAAGCACGAGCATCCGCAGAAATCAAGTCCCTCGCAGGAAAAGGAGACAATTGGTTGGTGGGAAAGCGGCTCTCACTTTAGCCATCATTGTGGGTCAGTTTCTGCTCTGCTGGCTGCCTTACTTCGCCTTCCACCTGCATTTGTCACTGGGATTCTCCCATAGTACCTCAGAAGAAGCTGAGGGACCGGTCACATGGCTGGCATATTCAACGTTCGCAGTAAACCCGTTTTTTTACGGCCTGCTCAACCGTCAGATCAGGGAGGAGTTGTGTAAGATGCTCTGTTGTTGCCGATCGGCCGGCAGACCAGTGCGGCCCTCAGCGTCGTGCCACGAACGTTCGGGACATGAAGACTTTTTTCATTACTTGCGCAGGAACGGCGACAGGGACGGAGTTCGATGCAGTTATCACATGGCCACATCGAGGAGCACACAGGAGCAGACTAGTTTTAGGATACCAGGGCAAATACCTGAAGAGATCAcctaa